The sequence GTCATATTTTCAATCCCCAGCTGGCGCAAACCACGCATTAACATGATTTTCAATAAACTAAGGATAGCTCCAAGCGCAATTCCACCTAGTGATAGAAGTAAAAAGCTTGTCCCAGCTGACATAAATGAGAATGTTCCCGTTACAAGCGCCAACACAGCAAACTGAAAGGAAACAAGTCCAGAAGCATCATTAATAAGTGATTCCCCTTCCAAAATATGCATAATTTTATGTGGCACTCTTACTTTTTCAGCTAGTGCACCCACCGCAACAGCATCTGTAGGCGCAAGTGCAGCAGCTAGTGCAAACGCTGCTGCAAAAGGTATCGCAGGAATTAAGTAATGAATAAAAGCACCCAATACCCCAACTGTTACAAACACTAGCCCAATCGATAATGACAAAATTGCCTTCCGATTTTTCCATAATGATTTCTTATCCGTACTTGCTCCATCATTAAAAAGAATCGGCGCCATAAATAATAATAAAAATAATTCCGGATTTAAATCCATTGTATGATCCCCAAGCGGAATCGCTAAAACAATCCCCAGTATTACTTGAATTAAAGGCACTGCAATCCCTGGCAAAAATCGGCTTAGTACATTAGACAAAAACACCGCGCTCAACATTAATAAAATCAGTTCAAATATTTCCATTAATACATCCCTCGTTCCCGTATCCATGCCACTGAGTGAGCAGTGTGGCATTTCTTCCGTTCCCATATTAGCAAAAAAACTTTTCGAAAACATCCGTCTCTGTATGGAGTTTCCTAGCTATCTTCACTTTTTCTGATAAACAATTTGTTCATTTACAACCGTCATCATAACGTTCACTTGACGAAGTTCTGCTTGTTTTATTTGAAATGGATCTTCTGCCAAAATCGTAAAATCAGCAACAAAGCCCGGCGCAATTTGTCCGCGTGTAGTTGTTTTGTAGCTCGCAAATGCCGCACCTTTTGTATATAGTTGAATAGCTTCAAACACAGTTAGTCCCTGCTCTGGCCAATATTCTACTCCATTCAAATCTGCATTCGCCGTTCTAGTGACAGCCGCATGGATACCCAAAAACGGATTCGGTACTTCTATCGGCGCATCACTTCCTCCAGCTAGCGGAAAACCAGCCTGTAGAAGCGTTTTCCAAGCAAAAGCTAGCGGTGGATGATTTTCTCCAAGTACTTCTAGCGCCCACGGAAGATCACTCGCCATGAATTGCGGCTGTATATCAAATAGCACAGGCAACCCCACAGCTTCTTCTATTAGCGATTCTGTAAGCCAAGGTGTATGTATTAGTCTGTCGTATTGCCCTTCTTTAGGCGGATTGGCACGTAATGTCCGAATCACATTAGCAAAAGCTTGATCACCTAAAATATGGATAGCAACAGGTAACCCTGCTTTTCGCGCCGCTTTAACTAAATTTTCAAATGCTTGATCAGAATGAATTTGCAGTCCTTTTTCATCTGGATTATCTGCGTATCCCGCACTCATCAAGGCTGTTCGCGAGCCCACGGTTCCATCATAGAAAATTTTCATCGCTCCTAATTCTAAAAAGGCATCCCCACTTACAAAGCTTTCATTAGAAGCCGAAAAAGCAGCGAGTTCTGCGTGGTGAACCAGCAAATGCGCACGAAACGGCATTTTATTAGCACCAACAGTATTTCGAAAAGCAGCTAAAGTCGAAGCAAATCCCGTGAAATAGTGTAAATCTTCCGAGTGTGCACCCGTTATGCCTTTCGACCATAAATCAGTTATCGCTATGTTCAGCCATGTGCTCAGTTCAGAAGGCGTTGCTGCTGGGAAAGAATCTATCGCCATAGTCGTTGCATTATCTCTTAAAACTCCAGTAAAATGACCTGTTTTATCACGAACAATTTCACCACCACCATCAAAACCAGTTTCTGAAAAATCAGCAATGTGCGCTTTTAATGCCGAATTGATGGAAACACTATGATAATCAATGCGCCGAACTAATATCGGATTCGTTTGGCTAACTGCATCTAAGTCAGCCAAAGAAATCAACGTTTGTTCATCTGACCATTTATTCTCATCATACCCTTCCACAAACAGCCATTCGTCACTAGCAAGTTGTTTTATCCGTCCTGCAATCAACGCTAATGCCTCTTTTTTAGTGGTGGTTTGGTTTAAATTAAGACGTTCTAAAGCTTGTCCATACCAAAGTAAGTGAATATGCGCATCAACGAACCCAGGAAATACCACGTTCCCTCCTAAATCAATCGTTTCGGTAATATTAGCCGCATATTTTTTTTCTAGCTCTTGTGCTTCTCCGATTGCATAAATGTGTCCTTTTTCTGTTAATACCGCAGAAACCTGATCCCCTTCAGCTGTCATTTGATAAAAGGTAGC comes from Listeria monocytogenes and encodes:
- a CDS encoding amidohydrolase, with product MKLWKNATFYQMTAEGDQVSAVLTEKGHIYAIGEAQELEKKYAANITETIDLGGNVVFPGFVDAHIHLLWYGQALERLNLNQTTTKKEALALIAGRIKQLASDEWLFVEGYDENKWSDEQTLISLADLDAVSQTNPILVRRIDYHSVSINSALKAHIADFSETGFDGGGEIVRDKTGHFTGVLRDNATTMAIDSFPAATPSELSTWLNIAITDLWSKGITGAHSEDLHYFTGFASTLAAFRNTVGANKMPFRAHLLVHHAELAAFSASNESFVSGDAFLELGAMKIFYDGTVGSRTALMSAGYADNPDEKGLQIHSDQAFENLVKAARKAGLPVAIHILGDQAFANVIRTLRANPPKEGQYDRLIHTPWLTESLIEEAVGLPVLFDIQPQFMASDLPWALEVLGENHPPLAFAWKTLLQAGFPLAGGSDAPIEVPNPFLGIHAAVTRTANADLNGVEYWPEQGLTVFEAIQLYTKGAAFASYKTTTRGQIAPGFVADFTILAEDPFQIKQAELRQVNVMMTVVNEQIVYQKK